A window of Thunnus thynnus chromosome 17, fThuThy2.1, whole genome shotgun sequence contains these coding sequences:
- the slc5a11 gene encoding sodium/myo-inositol cotransporter 2: protein MTVDLTVGPPGASMPPSPSPSPVGKTTLVTVDIVVLVIYFLVVLAVGFWSMWRTKRSTVDGYFLAGKSMTWWPVGASLFASNIGSGHFIGLAGSGAAAGIGAIAYEWNGMLMVLLLGWLFLPIYIASGVTTMPEYLQRRFGGRRTQLFIAILSLFIYIFTKISVDMYAGAIFIQLALQWNIYLAVVLLLSVTALYTVAGGLAAVIYTDAVQTAIMLAGALTLMGFSFAEVGGWNALLEGYANAIPSIRVPNSTCGIPRDDAFHIFRDPVNSDLPWPGVIIGMSVPSMWYWCSDQVIVQRSLAAKNLTHAKGGSLLAAYLKILPFFAIMLPGMISRILYTDDVACADPELCKQICGNEVGCSDTAYARLVMELLPAGLRGLMMAVMIAALMSSLTSIFNSASTIFTMDLWKSFRSSASEWELMIVGRVFVLVLVVVSVLWIPVVQASQGGQLFIYIQSISTYLQPPVSIIFLMGCFWRRTNEKGAFWGLAVGLLVGCIRMLLDFIYPAPLCYEEDDRPGVLKYVHYLYFSVLLSFITLVVVVVVSLATEEPKPEQISRLTWFTRFDPVEPKQQVFTVEGSSKTLQAVTSQTDEMGVTGREQEDSNGKACHHRKDSTSSVSSVQSQSRLMSALYWLCGMERQEEGENNLVTPPAPEQAIDSLKEKPSLRTMVNVNLIICLSVTAFIIGYWA from the exons ATGACTGTTGACCTCACAGTGGGGCCCCCGGGGGCCAGTATGCCCccttctccatctccctctccaGTGGGGAAAACCACTCTGGTTACTGTGGACATAGTGGTCCTGGTAATCTACTTTTTGGTGGTGCTGGCTGTGGGCTTTTGG TCCATGTGGAGGACAAAGCGCAGCACGGTGGATGGATACTTCCTGGCAGGGAAGAGCATGACCTGGTGGCCA GTGGGTGCTTCGCTGTTCGCCAGTAATATTGGCAGTGGACATTTCATTGGCTTGGCAGGGtcaggagctgcagcaggaatCGGGGCTATTGCATATGAATGGAAT GGTATGCTGATGGTGCTGCTGCTTGGATGGCTCTTCCTGCCCATTTATATTGCCTCTGGG GTCACAACAATGCCAGAATATTTGCAGAGGCGATTTGGTGGGAGAAGAACGCAGCTATTTATAGCTATCTTGTCcttatttatttacatcttCACAAAGATATCG GTGGACATGTATGCTGGTGCTATATTTATTCAGCTAGCCTTACAATGGAATATCTACCTGgctgtggtgctgctgctgtcagtcactgcTCTCTACACTGTAGCAG GTGGTCTGGCTGCAGTTATCTACACAGATGCTGTTCAAACTGCTATCATGCTGGCAGGAGCTCTCACCCTCATGGGCTTCA GCTTTGCGGAGGTGGGAGGCTGGAATGCTCTGCTGGAGGGTTACGCTAACGCTATCCCCTCTATACGTGTGCCAAACTCCACCTGTGGCATCCCTCGAGACGATGCCTTCCACATATTCAGAGACCCAGTGAACTCTGACCTGCCGTGGCCTGGGGTCATCATCGGCATGTCCGTCCCCTCCATGTGGTACTGGTGCTCCGATCAG GTGATCGTGCAGCGCTCACTGGCTGCCAAAAACCTGACCCACGCAAAAGGTGGCTCCCTGCTGGCTGCATACCTCAAGATTCTGCCATTCTTTGCCATCATGTTGCCTGGCATGATCAGCAGGATACTTTATACAG ATGATGTGGCGTGTGCAGATCCTGAGCTGTGTAAACAGATCTGTGGCAACGAAGTGGGTTGTTCAGATACTGCCTATGCCAGACTGGTCATGGAGCTGCTGCCTGCAG GACTGCGAGGTCTGATGATGGCAGTGATGATTGCTGCCCTCATGTCTTCTTTGACCTCCATCTTCAACAGCGCCAGCACAATTTTCACCATGGACTTATGGAAGAGTTTCCGATCCAGTGCATCTGAGTGGGAGCTTATGATTGTGGGCAG GGTGTTTGTGCTTGTACTGGTGGTGGTGTCTGTGCTGTGGATTCCTGTTGTCCAGGCCAGTCAGGGTGGGCAGCTCTTTATCTACATCCAGTCCATCAGCACCTACCTCCAGCCCCCCGTCTCCATCATCTTCCTCATGGGCTGCTTCTGGAGGAGGACTAATGAGAAG GGTGCATTCTGGGGCCTGGCTGTTGGCCTGTTGGTGGGCTGTATCCGCATGTTGCTGGATTTCATCTACCCAGCGCCCCTGTGCTACGAAGAGGATGACAGGCCCGGAGTGTTGAAATACGTCCATTACCTCTACTTCTCCGTCTTGCTGTCCTTCATCACCCTGGTTGTGGTGGTTGTAGTGAGCCTGGCCACAGAGGAGCCCAAACCGGAGCAG ATTAGTCGCCTTACCTGGTTTACAAGGTTTGACCCAGTGGAGCCCAAACAGCAGGTGTTTACAGTGGAGGGGAGCAGTAAAACCTTACAGGCGGTGACTAGTCAGACGGATGAGATGGGAGTTACAGGAAGAGAACAAGAGGACAGCAATGGAAAAGCATGTCACCACAGGAAAG ACTCTACATCCTCTGTGTCCAGTGTTCAGAGCCAGTCCAGGCTGATGTCTGCCCTCTACTGGCTGTGTGGGATGGAGAgacaggaggaaggagagaacaATCTTGTGACACCTCCTGCACCTGAGCAGGCTATCGACTCCCTGAAAGAAAAGCCAAGTCTACGGACAATGGTCAATGTCAACCTCATCATTTGCCTCTCTGTAACTGCCTTTATCATTGGCTACTGGGCTTGA
- the grid2ipa gene encoding delphilin — protein MRRFLSRKGRFSLRQSKSGTRSASKDFYLGLPATNQNWPEAFGFRLGGTGPSYILSVVEGSSAYLAGLQPGDQVVDIEGQDVTNLSTPALIALAQTLKTVPPSIGVVSRIEQLDITPGPDGRFGFTIVGDSPLMVEDCMPNGPAGRTGLKAGDYVMEVNGIPVKHHETAAAMIKAAQGRPLRLGVLSMARRPKRLSSSMRVLSQSGDSVRESRAHKAMEFNKKVEEVLGEEPDVKEQLFEVLKQYAAERDVESLAEALPDILITEEHQQLIDSVRIFIPKKHRERFDEVVSQSLMSRIKGRSFSDPSRNRLRRSRSEDHPERLLVSTRASSVPRTHAEEGVAPPTRGMRKTTSLIAGHSSGSTTNCRTVRVCKGNMSFGFTLRGHAPVWIDSVIPGSPADKAGLKPGDRILFLNGLDMRTSSHEKVVSMLQGSGAMPTLVVEDGPPTFSLSEQDLTGGGVPTERARSPMLSSLQWVAEILPPSIRVQGRTFGQQLEHLLTIQERYTICKALENFFQHRNVDTLIVDVFPVLDTPAKQVIWQFVYQLLTYEEQEHCQSKISRFLGYKAPVPPPPPPPPPPPEPEVVPEPHRRSSSMRVTGTTYRSSVRGRSSDDLVIGTHLGMGVRAEPVLETGMRLAPGERQSGDGTSLPETPNNLTNLSAVYAELENMYSAKRSKSLKSRPPPAPESLLDLEPPSGTASPTIHANTGSRKAPPPPASWSEPLPSPPPSQFYSSGLTSQTSGESNPYISLDSPPPSPPEPPDYPSSPPAHRSSKRRYTFSKPPRSEDTDRFLDALSEQLGQRVAIVDDFLTPENDYEEDVVQMGFPDEEDEDNEEELGVDEEENGGFVAPELSSPSDVQSSSGEENASSLTYSSSSDHIPPPPMTPPPPPPVQFNDPPPPSPVPAQTQPQQQQQQQLNYTPEHSPRAYVPIRRKSGPPPPPPPRSNLPTKRHSLHKMMPTREDIQVHATIQELKAFQEQQVYQERQAYEEQQAYKERQAYEEQKAYEEQQLFQEQQAYQEKIFKERQAYEEQKAYEEQKTFEEQQMYQEQQVYQERQVYEQRQAYQEQKVYEQRQAYKEQKAFEELQAYQEQKAYEERKAYEEQKAYEERKAYEEQKAYEERKAYEEQKAYEERQAFEEQQMQLIYQSHHSMPAQPTQQKSHSPLPLQQLHQSLPPLPSPDSTHQHVNHPLYMIRQAQQQQVHHSHYHRRQSRSAPPPHQPSPQPTVHPSQQGQYAEGIYQSHQGLRTQPHHSSAEMLNQMHQAPAHHSSAEVLHQLQQSQAHHSSAEMLQQMQQAHYSSSEMLHQMHKSKAHHSSSELLHQAHQMQQMQPHHSSTELLHQAHQMHRGQAHHSSTELLHQIHKPQAHHSSTELLHQAHQMHQPKPHHSSTELLHQVQQEPAPLQVQLNRESHSHQSRRSLKGHHQTQVSPQGRHQEQQIHQTHHPQPTKPSPQRPHSIQQTHHHSSTPQIHHIHHMTPQPPPQDFQHQIQVIHPPQQPHRPQPLLSTFQPLQPHQPTLSTFQPLPQHHQSQHQVQSSTQATRPQSQPSHHLLQSQHQPQTQAHHKPSQPQSLPHSLSDPSEHVEPPPPPPLPPPCSPPPLPRPSLSRMDSNHMSVKRLRWEQVENSEGTIWGQLGANSDYEKLHDMVKYLDLELHFGTQKSSLPAPEPSPQPETFKKKDVIEILSHKKAYNASILIAHLKLSPGELRQVLMNMATDRLEQTHIKQLLLYAPDAEEVKKYEEYRQDPSKLSEPDQFVLQMLSVPEYKVRLQSLLFKCSLQEKTEELRGAYDCIYKASLELKTSKKLAKILEFVLAMGNYLNNSQPKTSKTTGFKINFLTELSTTKTVDGKSTFLHILVKSLCHHFPEVLDFSKDLTMVPLAAKVNQRTITSDMNDLHTTIQDIRSACQKMPATAEDRFAVVMSNYLENSHPAVQSLESLQQRAMEEFSKTASYFGEDGKNANTEAFFGIFSEFISKFERALSDQQIAENPKSPRSPRMASPLAW, from the exons ATGAGGCGTTTCCTGAGCAGAAAGGGCCGCTTCTCCCTGCGCCAGAGCAAGTCTGGGACCCGGAGTGCCTCCAAAGATTTCT ACCTCGGCCTGCCAGCCACCAATCAGAACTGGCCTGAGGCTTTTGGCTTCCGACTGGGGGGCACTGGGCCCAGCTACATCCTGTCCGTGGTGGAGGGCAGTAGCGCCTACCTGGCAGGTCTGCAGCCAGGGGACCAAGTGGTGGACATCGAGGGCCAGGACGTGACCAACCTCAGCACTCCGGCACTCATCGCCCTGGCTCAGACCCTCAAGACGGTGCCACCCAGCATTGGAGTGGTGTCACGGATCGAACAG CTTGACATCACTCCTGGCCCAGATGGCCGTTTTGGCTTCACCATAGTGGGAGACAGCCCTCTCATGGTGGAGGACTGCATGCCCAACGGTCCGGCTGGTCGCACTGGCCTCAAGGCTGGGGACTATGTCATGGAGGTCAACGGCATCCCGGTGAAGCATCACGAAACAGCAGCGGCCATGATCAAAGCAGCCCAGGGTCGCCCTCTGCGTCTGGGCGTGCTCAGTATGGCCCGGCGGCCCAAGCGGCTGAGCAGCAGCATGAGAGTGCTGTCACAGAGTGGTGATAGTGTGAGGGAGAGTCGCGCCCACAAGGCCATGGAGTTCAATAAGAAG GTGGAGGAAGTTCTCGGAGAGGAGCCAGATGTGAAGGAACAGCTGTTTGAGGTGCTGAAGCAGTATGCTGCTGAGAGGGATGTGGAGAGTCTGGCTGAGGCCCTGCCTGACATCCTGATCACAGAGGAACATCAACAGCTAATTGACAGCGTCAG GATCTTCATCCCCAAGAAGCACCGGGAGCGCTTTGACGAGGTGGTTTCCCAGAGCCTGATGAGCCGCATCAAGGGGCGTAGCTTTAGTGACCCTAGCCGTAACCGCCTTCGCCGCAGCCGGAGTGAGGATCACCCAGAACGACTTCTGGTCTCCACCCGCGCCAGCTCAGTTCCACGCACCCACGCGGAAGAAGGCGTGGCCCCACCCACCCGCGGCATGCGCAAGACCACCTCACTGATCGCTGGCCACTCCAGTGGCTCCACAACCAACTGCAG GACAGTGAGAGTGTGCAAGGGCAACATGAGCTTTGGCTTCACTCTTAGAGGCCATGCTCCAGTGTGGATTGACTCTGTCATCCCAG GAAGCCCAGCAGACAAGGCAGGTCTAAAACCAGGAGACCGCATCCTGTTTCTTAATGGACTGGACATGAG GACCTCCTCCCACGAGAAGGTGGTATCCATGCTCCAAGGCAGTGGTGCCATGCCCACCCTGGTAGTGGAGGACGGCCCGCCTACTTTCAGCCTATCAGAGCAGGACCTCACAGGGGGTGGCGTTCCCACAGAACGTGCCCGCTCTCCTATGCTCAGCTCCCTGCAGTGGGTGGCAGAGATTCTGCCTCCCAGTATCAGGGTGCAGGGCCGTACATTTGGACAGCAGCTGGAGCACCTGCTGACTATCCAAGAGAGGTATACCATCTGCAAGGCTCTGGAGAACTTCTTCCAGCACAG gaATGTTGACACTCTGATCGTGGATGTGTTCCCGGTGCTGGATACCCCAGCCAAACAGGTGATCTGGCAATTTGTCTACCAGCTGCTGACGTATGAAGAGCAGGAGCACTGCCAGAGCAAGATCTCGCGCTTCCTTGGATACAAAGCACCAG ttccaccaccaccaccacctcctccccctcctccagaGCCTGAGGTTGTCCCTGAGCCCCATCGCCGTAGCAGCTCCATGAGGGTGACAGGGACCACGTACAGGAGCAGTGTGAGGGGACGTAGCTCTGATGACCTGGTCATCGGCACACACTTGGGCATGG GCGTCCGTGCAGAGCCAGTACTGGAGACAGGGATGAGGTTGGCTCCAGGGGAAAGACAGTCAGGAGATGGTACCTCACTTCCTGAGACTCCCAACAACCTCACCAAT CTGTCAGCAGTGTATGCTGAACTGGAGAACATGTACTCAGCCAAGAGGTCCAAGTCCCTGAAGAGTCGCCCTCCTCCTGCCCCTGAGAGTTTGCTGGATCTGGAACCTCCTTCCGGCACAGCTTCCCCTACAATACATGCTAACACAG GTAGCCGTAAagccccccctcctcctgcaTCCTGGTCAGAGCCTCTTCCCAGCCCTCCTCCATCCCAGTTCTACTCATCAGGGCTGACAAGTCAGACCAGTGGGGAGTCCAACCCCTACATTAGCCTGGACAGCCCCCCACCTTCACCACCGGAGCCCCCTGACTACCCATCGAGTCCCCCCGCCCACCGCAGCAGCAAGCGCCGATACACTTTCTCCAAACCGCCTCGGTCTGAAGACACAGATCGTTTTCTGGACGCACTGAGTGAGCAGCTGGGACAGAGGGTGGCCATCGTTGATGACTTCCTGACACCTGAAAATGACTACGAGGAG GATGTTGTGCAGATGGGATTCCcagatgaggaggatgaggacaATGAAGAAGAGTTGGGGGTGGACGAAGAAGAAAATGGAGGATTTGTGGCCCCAGAACTCAGCAGCCCAAGTGATGTtcagagcagcagtggagagGAGAATGCCTCTTCCCTCACCTACTCCTCATCCTCTGACCACATCCCTCCGCCCCCCATgacccctcctccacccccacctGTTCAGTTCAATGATCCgcctcctccctctcctgtACCTGCTCAGACTCAGcctcagcagcaacagcagcaacagcttaACTACACCCCTGAACACTCCCCGAGAGCATATGTGCCCATCCGCCGGAAATCTGGCCCAcctcccccacctccaccccgcAGTAATCTGCCAACTAAACGCCACTCCCTACATAAAATGATGCCCACAAGAGAGGACATACAGGTTCATGCTACCATACAAGAGCTAAAGGCCTTCCAAGAACAACAAGTCTACCAGGAAAGACAAGCTTACGAGGAACAACAAGCATATAAAGAGAGGCAAGCATATGAAGAGCAGAAAGCCTATGAAGAACAACAACTGTTCCAAGAGCAGCAGGCCTACCAGGAGAAAATTTTCAAAGAGAGACAAGCCTATGAGGAGCAGAAGGCGTATGAGGAGCAAAAAACTTTTGAGGAGCAACAAATGTACCAAGAGCAACAAGTCTACCAAGAAAGACAAGTATATGAACAGCGTCAAGCCTACCAGGAACAAAAAGTGTATGAACAGCGTCAAGCCTACAAAGAGCAAAAAGCATTTGAGGAGCTTCAAGCCTACCAGGAGCAAAAAGCATACGAGGAACGTAAAGCTTATGAGGAGCAAAAAGCATATGAGGAACGTAAAGCTTATGAGGAGCAAAAAGCATACGAGGAACGTAAAGCTTATGAGGAGCAAAAAGCTTACGAAGAGCGCCAAGCCTTCGAGGAGCAACAAATGCAACTGATCTACCAGAGCCACCACTCGATGCCTGCCCAGCCCACACAACAGAAATCCCACTCTCCACTCCCTCTCCAACAACTGCACCAGTCCttaccccccctcccctcaccaGACTCCACCCACCAACACGTTAACCATCCTCTCTACATGATACGCCAAGCACAGCAGCAACAGGTCCACCACAGTCATTACCACCGACGTCAGTCTCGCTCAGCCCCACCCCCACACCAGCCGTCaccccaaccaacagtccatcCCAGCCAGCAGGGTCAGTATGCTGAAGGTATCTACCAAAGTCATCAGGGCCTAAGAACCCAGCCCCACCATTCTTCAGCGGAGATGCTTAACCAGATGCACCAAGCCCCAGCTCACCATTCCTCTGCCGAGGTGCTCCACCAGTTGCAACAATCGCAAGCCCACCACTCATCTGCTGAGATGCTGCAACAGATGCAACAAGCCCACTACTCGTCATCAGAAATGCTCCACCAAATGCATAAATCCAAGGCCCATCATTCTTCATCTGAACTCCTCCACCAAGCACACCAGATGCAGCAAATGCAGCCTCACCACTCCTCGACCGAACTTCTCCATCAAGCTCACCAGATGCATCGGGGACAAGCCCACCATTCGTCCACCGAGCTGCTCCATCAAATACACAAACCCCAGGCCCACCACTCCTCGACAGAGCTTCTCCATCAAGCTCATCAGATGCACCAACCGAAGCCCCATCACTCCTCCACAGAGCTTCTGCATCAAGTCCAGCAAGAGCCTGCCCCCCTCCAAGTTCAGCTAAACCGTGAGAGCCATTCACACCAGAGCCGCAGAAGTCTGAAAGGTCATCATCAAACCCAAGTGTCACCGCAGGGAAGACACCAAGAGCAGCAGATCCACCAAACCCATCACCCCCAGCCCACCAAACCCTCTCCCCAAAGACCCCACTCAATCCAACAGACCCACCACCACTCCAGCACTCCTCAGATCCACCACATCCACCACATGACTCCACAGCCCCCACCCCAGGACTTCCAACACCAGATTCAAGTCATCCACCCTCCCCAGCAGCCCCACAGACCCCAGCCCCTTCTTTCTACCTTTCAGCCCCTCCAGCCGCACCAGCCCACCCTCTCCACGTTCCAGCCCCTGCCCCAACACCACCAATCCCAGCACCAAGTCCAATCCTCCACCCAAGCCACCCGTCCACAGTCCCAACCCTCCCACCACCTGCTGCAGTCCCAACACCAGCCCCAAACCCAGGCCCACCACAAACCGAGTCAGCCCCAGTCCCTCCCCCACTCTCTATCTGACCCCTCAGAGCATGTGGAGCCCCCTCCGCCTCCACCCCTGCCCCCACCTTGCTCCCCTCCACCCCTGCCAAGGCCCAGTCTCTCCAGGATGGACTCCAACCACATGAGTGTGAAGAGGTTGCGCTGGGAGCAGGTGGAAAACTCAGAGGGCACCATCTGGGGACAG TTGGGAGCAAATTCTGACTATGAAAAACTGCATGACATGGTGAAGTATCTGGATCTGGAGCTGCACTTTGGGACACAGAAGAGCTCCC TGCCTGCTCCAGAGCCATCTCCACAGCCAGAAACTTTCAAGAAGAAAGATGTGATTGAAATTCTGTCCCATAAGAAGGCCTACAATGCCT CCATCCTGATAGCCCACCTGAAGCTGTCTCCTGGGGAGCTGCGTCAGGTGCTGATGAACATGGCCACCGATAGGCTGGAGCAGACTCAcatcaaacagctgctgctgtatgcCCCTGATGCAGAGGAGGTGAAAAAGTATGAAGAGTACAGACAGGACCCGAGCAAACTCAGCGAGCCAGACCAGTTTGTGTTGCAG ATGTTATCGGTACCAGAGTACAAGGTCCGTCTGCAGAGCCTCCTCTTCAAGTGTTCTCTACAGGAGAAGACAGAGGAGCTGAGGGGAGCGTACGACTGTATATACAAGGCCTCCTTAGAGCTGAAGACAAGCAAGAAGCTGGCCAAGATACTAGAG TTTGTGTTAGCGATGGGGAACTACTTGAATAACAGCCAGCCTAAAACCAGTAAGACAACAGGATTCAAGATCAACTTCCTTACAGAG TTAAGCACAACTAAAACAGTGGATGGGAAGTCAACGTTTCTGCATATTCTGGTCAAGTCATTATGCCATCACTTTCCTGAAGTGTTGGATTTTTCCAAAGATCTAACCATGGTTCCTCTTGCAGCCAAAG TAAACCAGAGGACTATCACATCAGATATGAATGACCTCCATACAACCATCCAGGACATTCGCTCAGCCTGTCAGAAGATGCCTGCGACTGCTGAGGACCGTTTTGCTGTTGTCATGAGT AACTACCTGGAAAACAGCCATCCAGCGGTCCAGTCTCTGGAGTCCCTCCAACAGAGAGCAATGGAAGAATTTTCCAAAACTGCTTCCTACTTTGGAGAGGATGGCAAAAACGCCAACACTGAGGCCTTCTTTGGTATCTTTTCTGAATTCATCAGCAAGTTTGAG AGAGCTCTCAGTGATCAGCAAATTGCAGAAAACCCGAAGAGCCCCAGAAGTCCACGAATGGCCTCACCGCTGGcctggtaa
- the e4f1 gene encoding transcription factor E4F1, with protein MNVENNHTAETETEETKNGNETITIQTTLGDEDEDVHKCGRCQSEFSTLEAFIQHKLHHSCRREASSQDVQKQVAAANGSSSTEVKTVEGASSDEPVKTNTNDESSGLLGRGRRKKITALKVTEQSDGTEGSISDNADNDKLTYKVNQEGRYICQLCEKTFKTTNILRTHMKTHSDQKNFTCDLCETSFRTKGSLIRHNRRHTDERPYRCTLCGQSFRESGALTRHLKALTPCTEKIRFVQYKEILVSKDGVQKGVEADHATVAGQQEVVVVEQQPEQQEVVEAQTAVVSVVEAGSQEVLHQVHFTMEVDGTTQEQQVVVEQSQAEALAAAAAAGDSLICQAIINSGIALETEEAVVEETSQATEEINKVVTECPDAEENITEIQVKEEFVEMEAEEAGDGDEQTCSKLYSCPHCNRSFKGLNYFRFHVKGHFGYKPFKCTLCQREFLSGYLLKKHMELHVSERRYKCGECGKLYKTIGHVREHMRAHSDERPYHCIRCNKGYKTKNALQVHQRTHGDEKPYVCQFCLRGFREKGSLVRHIRHHTGEKPFKCTNCGRGFAEHGTLNRHRRAKGGCHKEESSEQQDEQVTEEQASVDSLATAAIISSHEDPHAVLVEFSSVVADTQEYIIKTQTEEQVQEEEVTLIQDSQNEMGNHIMKVVQRIVSQSHGAGGTGSHQIIVRNVAVNEEGASISDCGDTITIATPESLTEQVAMTLASAISDGTLLATAGTVETADGTVTMVTTEEVVQEGIQMVQQQEEYVITSPEEVEIQTVIV; from the exons ATGAATGTAGAAAATAATCATACGGCAGAAACAGAGACGGAGGAAACGAAGAACGGCAACGAGACGATCACCATTCAGACCACTCTTGGAGACGAAG ATGAAGATGTGCACAAGTGTGGACGCTGTCAGTCTGAGTTTTCTACGCTGGAAGCTTTCATCCAGCACAAGCTGCATCACAGCTGCAGACGAGAGGCGAGCAGCCAGGATGTCCAAAAACAG GTTGCTGCAGCCAACGGAAGCTCCTCTACAGAGGTGAAAACAGTGGAAGGTGCATCATCAGATGAGCCTGTGAAGACCAACACTAACG ATGAAAGCAGTGGTCTGCTGGGTCGAGGCCGCAGGAAGAAAATCACTGCATTAAAAGTCACTGAGCAGTCAGATGGAACTGAAGGATCCATATCTGACAATGCTGACAATGACAAACTCACCTACAAAGTCAACCAAGAGGGACGCTATATTTGTCAGCTCtgtgaaaagacatttaaaacg ACCAACATCTTGAGAACTCACATGAAAACTCATAGCGACCAGAAGAATTTCACATGTGACCTGTGTGAGACCTCCTTTCGCACTAAAGGTTCCCTGATTCGTCACAACCGTCGTCACACTG ATGAGCGGCCGTATCGCTGCACCCTGTGTGGCCAGTCCTTTAGAGAGTCAGGTGCCCTCACCAGACACCTTAAGGCTCTCACACCCTGCACGGAAAAGATCCGCTTCGTTCAGTACAAGGAGATCCTGGTCAGCAAGGACGGAGTACAGAAAG GGGTCGAAGCTGATCATGCTACTGTGGCTGGCCAGCAAGAGGTGGTGGTTGTGGAGCAGCAGCCAGAGCagcaggaggtggtggaggcTCAGACTGCTGTCGTCAGTGTGGTAGAGGCTGGTTCCCAAGAGGTCCTCCATCAGGTCCACTTTACTATGGAGGTGGATGGCACAACACAGGAACAACAG GTGGTGGTGGAACAGTCTCAGGCAGAAGCCCTGGCGGCAGCTGCAGCAGCGGGTGACAGTCTCATCTGCCAGGCCATCATCAATTCTGGCATTGCACTGGAGACAGAGGAAGCGGTGGTTGAGGAGACCTCACAGGCAACTGAGGAGATAAATAAAGTGGTCACCGAGTGTCCTGATGCTGAAGAGAATATCACAGAGATCCAGGTTAAAGAAGAATTTGTGGAGATGGAGGCAGAG gaagCAGGTGATGGAGATGAACAGACATGCTCAAAATTGTACTCATGTCCACACTGTAATCGCTCTTTCAAGGGCCTGAACTATTTCCGATTTCATGTCAAGGGTCATTTTG GTTACAAGCCCTTTAAGTGCACTCTGTGCCAAAGAGAGTTTCTGAGTGGTTATCTGCTTAAGAAACACATGGAACTCCATGTCAGTGAGAGGAGGTACAAGTGTGGTGAGTGTGGCAAGCTGTACAAAACCATCGGGCATGTGCGCGAGCACATGAGGGCCCACTCGGATGAAAGACCTTACCACTGTATCAGATGCAACAAGGGGTACAAGACTAAG AATGCTTTGCAGGTGCATCAGCGGACCCATGGTGATGAGAAACCTTACGTGTGTCAGTTCTGCTTGAGAGGTTTCAGGGAGAAAGGTTCTCTGGTGCGACATATCCGCCATCACACCGGAGAAAAGCCTTTCAAGTGCACTAACTGTGGACGGGGTTTCGCTGAGCATGGGACCCTCAATCGACACAGGCGTGCAAAAG GAGGCTGCCACAAGGAAGAATCCAGCGAGCAGCAGGATGAACAGGTAACAGAGGAGCAGGCGTCAGTGGACAGCCTCGCTACAGCAGCCATCATCTCATCTCATGAGGATCCTCATGCTGTCCTGGTGGAGTTCTCCTCCGTGGTGGCAGATACACAGGAGTATATCATCAAG ACTCAAACAGAGGAGCAAGTGCAGGAAGAGGAGGTTACACTTATTCAAGACAGCCAAAATGAG ATGGGCAACCACATCATGAAAGTGGTGCAGAGAATTGTCAGCCAGTCACATGGCGCCGGCGGCACGGGCAGCCACCAGATCATTGTGCGCAACGTGGCGGTGAACGAGGAGGGCGCGTCCATCTCAGACTGCGGCGACACCATCACCATCGCTACACCCGAGAGCCTGACGGAGCAGGTGGCCATGACACTGGCCTCCGCCATCAGTGACGGCACGCTCCTGGCCACAGCTGGCACCGTGGAGACGGCAGACGGAACAGTTACTATGGTTACGACAGAGGAAGTGGTGCAGGAGGGAATACAGATGGTGCAGCAACAAGAGGAATACGTCATCACCTCCCCGGAGGAGGTGGAGATTCAGACTGTCATTGTGTGA